The proteins below come from a single Prolixibacter sp. NT017 genomic window:
- a CDS encoding long-chain fatty acid--CoA ligase has product MSAVTRTFDLLDHCLKNFPREDALCRKEGNEWKKYSTEEYARHAYLLAYGLMALGLRRGDKVATVSSNRPEWSFLDMGLSLSGGVHVPIYPTISEEEYRYILAHSGARFLFVSDAKMYEKLKPLADELESIEEIFSFNEVEGARHISEIYSLGETNESHFRGVVGELKNSMSEDEIATLIYTSGTTGKPKGVMLSHKNLVSNFKAHAQNHELGEQHRVISFLPLCHVYERSMNYHFQYKGMGVYYVESIAQIMPAVKEVKPHLFNTVPRLLERIYDGIIGKGEQLTGIKRKIFFWALGLTERFDYQVKFGPGYRLKLAIADKLVFSKWRAALGGNVHYIVSGGAALQERIARVFGAAKICTLEGYGLTETSPVIAVANPATGELKIGTNGPVLPGVEVRIADDGEILVKGPNVMQGYYKEPEMTREVIDDEGWFHTGDVGTLVEGKYLKITDRKKEIFKLSGGKYIAPQMIENKFKESLFIEQMMVIGENQKFASALISPNFDFLHDWCAERKIHFHDNKELVRTPEVMNQYRKVVREINKVLGQHEEIKRFRLVCEAWSPQSGELSQTLKLRRKFVAQKYKKLIDDIYNNPV; this is encoded by the coding sequence ATGAGTGCAGTAACACGTACATTCGATCTCCTCGATCACTGTTTGAAGAATTTTCCGCGCGAAGATGCTCTTTGCCGGAAAGAGGGAAACGAATGGAAAAAGTACAGTACAGAAGAATATGCCCGTCATGCCTACCTGCTTGCTTACGGCTTAATGGCTTTGGGCCTGAGACGAGGCGACAAGGTGGCAACCGTAAGCAGTAACCGTCCCGAGTGGAGTTTTCTCGACATGGGACTGTCGTTGTCTGGCGGCGTGCATGTTCCCATTTACCCAACCATCAGCGAAGAGGAGTACCGGTATATTCTGGCTCACTCCGGGGCCCGTTTCCTGTTTGTCTCCGATGCGAAGATGTATGAAAAATTGAAGCCACTGGCTGATGAGCTGGAGTCAATCGAAGAGATATTCTCGTTTAACGAAGTGGAAGGAGCGCGGCACATCAGTGAAATTTATTCGCTGGGCGAAACCAATGAGAGCCATTTCCGAGGAGTAGTCGGCGAGCTGAAAAACAGCATGAGCGAGGATGAAATCGCAACACTCATTTATACTTCGGGTACAACCGGGAAACCCAAAGGGGTGATGCTGTCGCACAAAAATTTAGTGTCCAATTTTAAGGCGCATGCGCAGAATCACGAACTGGGAGAGCAGCACCGGGTCATTTCATTTTTACCCCTTTGCCATGTGTACGAGCGGTCGATGAACTACCATTTCCAGTACAAAGGGATGGGAGTTTATTACGTCGAAAGCATTGCTCAGATTATGCCGGCGGTAAAAGAGGTGAAGCCTCATCTCTTCAACACGGTGCCTCGTTTGCTGGAGCGTATTTACGACGGTATTATTGGAAAAGGGGAACAACTGACCGGAATCAAACGCAAAATATTTTTCTGGGCGCTTGGCCTGACTGAACGGTTCGATTACCAGGTGAAATTTGGCCCGGGATATCGTCTGAAGCTGGCTATTGCCGACAAACTGGTTTTCTCGAAATGGAGAGCGGCACTTGGCGGAAATGTGCATTACATTGTTTCGGGCGGGGCAGCCTTGCAGGAACGAATTGCCCGTGTATTTGGCGCAGCGAAAATCTGCACGCTCGAAGGTTACGGTTTAACAGAAACCTCACCGGTCATCGCGGTAGCGAACCCGGCTACCGGCGAACTGAAAATTGGCACCAATGGTCCGGTTCTTCCGGGAGTGGAAGTTCGGATTGCCGACGACGGAGAAATCCTTGTGAAAGGGCCGAACGTCATGCAGGGATATTACAAAGAACCGGAGATGACCCGGGAGGTGATTGACGACGAAGGATGGTTCCATACCGGCGATGTGGGAACATTAGTTGAAGGAAAATATCTGAAAATTACCGATCGAAAGAAGGAAATTTTTAAATTGTCGGGCGGAAAATACATCGCGCCGCAGATGATCGAGAATAAATTCAAGGAATCTCTCTTCATCGAGCAGATGATGGTGATTGGTGAAAACCAGAAATTTGCCAGTGCGCTGATTTCTCCTAATTTTGATTTTCTGCACGACTGGTGTGCCGAACGGAAGATTCACTTTCATGATAATAAAGAGTTGGTTCGGACACCGGAAGTGATGAATCAATACCGGAAAGTGGTTCGCGAAATCAATAAGGTTTTGGGACAGCACGAGGAAATCAAACGTTTCCGGTTGGTTTGTGAAGCCTGGTCGCCACAGTCGGGCGAGTTG
- a CDS encoding long-chain fatty acid--CoA ligase, which translates to MKVTRTFDLLDRMAANFDKEVIIAGKQDGTWKTYSTRQYIEKVNHFSYGLLALGIKPGDKIVTVSNSRPEWNIMDMGMAQVGAVHVALYPNLTEEEYTYLLAHSDCRAVVVGNRTMYNRLKKVADASENVEFFFTIDDIDSERSLSEICVLGEKHQDEYKEEVERIKSGITEEDLLSIIYTSGTTGTAKGVMLAHRSVVTNAVATSSRNKVDENDKAISFLPLCHIYERMINYHYQYKGVSIYYAQNLGTVVNDLREVKADTFTTVPRFLEKVYDNIIAKGKDLTGIKKSIFFWAVRLGEKFDPSKNYGPFYRFKLKMAHKLIFDKWRAALGGKIRVIITGGAAMQERLGRIFSATGISIQEGYGLTETGPVIAVNGWEKEEKMIGTVGPVLEGVDCRIAEDGEILCKGPNVMLGYYKDPEYTAEVVDKDGWFHTGDIGTLIDGKFLKITDRKKSIFKLSAGKYIAPQVIENKLKASGFIEQALVVGMNEKFAAALVSPAFDYLHFWAAKHKINYRDNEELIQNPATIDRIQKEVTLINQTLAPHEQIKKIKVVADEWTPATGELSQTLKVKRDVLIEKYQAELEEIFGHPHNARQ; encoded by the coding sequence ATGAAAGTGACAAGAACATTTGATCTGCTCGATCGGATGGCCGCCAACTTTGATAAAGAGGTAATCATTGCCGGCAAACAGGATGGGACGTGGAAAACATACAGCACCCGGCAATACATCGAAAAGGTCAATCATTTTAGTTATGGTTTGTTGGCTTTGGGAATAAAACCCGGCGACAAAATTGTCACAGTTTCCAATAGTCGTCCCGAATGGAATATCATGGATATGGGGATGGCGCAGGTTGGAGCCGTTCATGTCGCCCTTTATCCGAACCTGACAGAAGAAGAATATACTTACCTGCTTGCTCATTCCGATTGTCGTGCTGTGGTGGTCGGAAACCGTACTATGTACAACCGCCTGAAGAAAGTAGCCGATGCATCTGAAAATGTGGAATTCTTTTTCACGATCGATGATATCGACAGTGAGCGTAGCCTGTCAGAAATCTGCGTGTTGGGAGAGAAGCATCAGGACGAATACAAAGAAGAGGTTGAACGCATTAAGAGTGGCATTACAGAGGAGGATTTACTTTCCATTATTTATACTTCCGGAACGACCGGAACCGCCAAAGGCGTTATGCTGGCTCACCGGAGTGTGGTGACAAATGCTGTTGCCACTTCATCGAGGAATAAAGTGGATGAGAACGATAAAGCCATCAGTTTTCTTCCGCTTTGCCACATCTACGAGCGCATGATCAATTACCATTACCAGTACAAAGGCGTCAGCATTTATTATGCGCAAAACCTGGGGACGGTGGTAAATGATTTGCGTGAGGTGAAAGCCGATACGTTCACTACGGTACCTCGTTTCCTGGAAAAGGTATATGATAATATCATCGCCAAAGGGAAAGATTTGACAGGCATCAAAAAATCGATCTTTTTCTGGGCGGTCCGGCTCGGTGAGAAATTCGATCCATCGAAGAACTACGGACCCTTTTACCGTTTCAAACTGAAGATGGCCCACAAACTGATTTTCGACAAGTGGCGTGCAGCACTTGGCGGGAAAATTCGGGTCATTATTACCGGCGGAGCGGCTATGCAGGAACGATTGGGAAGAATTTTCTCGGCAACGGGAATCAGCATCCAGGAAGGTTACGGACTGACCGAAACCGGACCGGTGATTGCAGTTAATGGCTGGGAAAAAGAAGAGAAGATGATAGGTACTGTTGGTCCTGTTCTGGAAGGTGTAGATTGCCGGATTGCTGAAGATGGGGAGATTTTGTGTAAAGGCCCTAATGTGATGTTGGGTTATTACAAAGATCCGGAATATACCGCAGAGGTGGTCGATAAAGATGGTTGGTTCCACACCGGTGATATCGGGACGTTGATTGATGGCAAGTTTCTGAAGATTACTGACCGGAAGAAATCAATTTTCAAGCTTTCGGCCGGAAAATATATTGCACCGCAGGTGATTGAGAACAAACTCAAAGCTTCCGGTTTTATCGAGCAGGCCTTGGTGGTTGGGATGAACGAGAAGTTCGCGGCGGCATTGGTTTCGCCAGCCTTCGATTACCTGCATTTCTGGGCTGCTAAGCACAAGATAAACTATCGTGATAACGAAGAGCTGATACAGAATCCGGCGACGATTGACCGGATTCAAAAAGAGGTGACTTTGATAAATCAAACCTTAGCTCCTCACGAGCAAATCAAAAAAATAAAAGTGGTGGCCGATGAGTGGACCCCGGCAACAGGAGAGTTGTCGCAAACGCTGAAAGTGAAGAGGGATGTGTTGATTGAAAAATACCAGGCTGAGCTGGAAGAAATATTCGGTCATCCGCACAACGCCCGCCAATAA